A genomic stretch from Setaria italica strain Yugu1 chromosome VII, Setaria_italica_v2.0, whole genome shotgun sequence includes:
- the LOC101759408 gene encoding V-type proton ATPase subunit D, protein MAGQNQRLNVVPTVTMLGVMKARLVGATRGHALLKKKSDALTVQFRAILKKIVAAKESMGETMRASSFSLAEAKYVAGDGVRHVVLQSVRAASVRVRSHQENVAGVKLPKFTHFVDPAAASGGPSNASPSLTGLARGGQQVAACRAAHVKAIEVLVELASLQTSFLTLDEAIKTTNRRVNALENVVKPRIENTISYIKGELDELEREDFFRLKKIQGYKKREIERQRANAKLFAEEQLAEDLALKRGISVGAAANLLVAGGEKDDDIIF, encoded by the coding sequence atgGCGGGGCAGAACCAGCGGCTCAACGTCGTGCCGACGGTCACGATGCTCGGCGTGATGAAGGcgcggctcgtcggcgccaCCCGCGGCCACGCGCTGCTGAAGAAGAAGTCCGACGCGCTCACCGTCCAGTTCCGCGCCATCCTCAAGAAGATCGTCGCCGCCAAGGAGTCCATGGGGGAGACGATGCgcgcctcctccttctccctcgcCGAGGCCAAGTACGTCGCCGGGGACGGCGTCCGCCACGTCGTCCTCCAGTCCGtccgcgccgcctccgtccgGGTCCGATCCCACCAGGAGAACGTCGCCGGGGTCAAGCTCCCCAAGTTCACCCACTtcgtcgaccccgccgccgcctccgggggGCCCTCCAACGCGTCCCCGAGCCTCACGGGCCTCGCCCGCGGCGGGCAGCAGGTAgccgcctgccgcgccgcgcacGTCAAGGCCATCGAGGTGCTCGTCGAGCTCGCCTCGCTCCAGACATCCTTCCTCACGCTCGACGAGGCCATCAAGACCACCAACCGCCGCGTCAACGCGCTAGAGAACGTCGTCAAGCCCAGGATCGAGAACACCATCAGCTACATCAAGGGGGAGCTCGACGAGCTCGAGCGCGAGGACTTCTTCAGGCTCAAGAAGATCCAGGGCTACAAGAAGAGGGAGATCGAGCGCCAGAGGGCCAACGCCAAACTATTCGCCGAGGAGCAGCTCGCCGAGGATCTCGCGCTCAAGAGGGGCATCTCCGTGGGGGCTGCGGCAAATCTGCTGGTTGCTGGAGGGGAGAAGGACGACGACATCATCTTTTGA